A single Tamandua tetradactyla isolate mTamTet1 chromosome X, mTamTet1.pri, whole genome shotgun sequence DNA region contains:
- the LOC143670241 gene encoding nuclear RNA export factor 1-like isoform X1 gives MEYNESRAPFQRRARCWGIFRRRYRNWYGRGSSAIYRSSYQEEEGDTAMNGPYMEPGIRYNPRAKQSYPKSGQWHYQCHVRTDIDMWKERFPLETAVEEERRDGTPGRWFKVTVPYGRKYNRAWLLDSIQSFCSVPFTPVDVRKNGETFHYVKDWAKFFVQDSSTASALKDANLKICDKENRKISIFVNPSSVPHSVQYQLNPEQMEQLKLTMYKRYDAFQGALDLQSLRFDPVLVGHDIDMILNRRNCMAATVKIIREEFPELFSLNLRSNKLYRLDGLSDIIQEAPKVKILNLSQNELKSVWELDKMKGLNLEELWLEGNPLCNNFSNQSTYVSSILELFPKLLRLDGQELSSITVGIEAPKRLPTCQGSFFGSETLKSLVLQFLQQYYLIYDCGDRQGLLSAYHNEACFSLTTPFKSQSSFLGSLNEYFKESRNMKVLKDADRRVQLLKYTKHDIVDSLSVLPKTQHDLGSFVVDLCFEMETMLCFSVSGVFQEVEGKSQGSIRAFTQTFITIPGSYFGLCIVNEELFVRNTSPKELQSAFSTPMPIPSSSYMSTLSQEQQEMVQALSTQTGMSLKHSEKYLHDNDWDYSRVAQIFNLPKVKNKIPEDVLME, from the exons ATGG AGTACAATGAGAGCCGTGCCCCCTTTCAAAGAAGAGCAAGATGCTGGGGTATTTTCCGAAGGAGGTATAGAAATTGGTATGGACGAGGCAGTTCTGCCATTTATCGTTCATCCTACCAGGAAGAAGAAGGAGATACAGCAATGAATGGTCCCTATATGGAACCCGGAATAAGATA TAATCCCCGTGCAAAGCAATCCTACCCTAAGAGTGGCCAATGGCATTATCAGTGCCACGTCCGTACTGATATAGACATGTGGAAAGAGAGATTTCCTCTAGAGACAGCAGTGGAGGAGGAAAGGCGGGATGGAACCCCAGGAAGATGGTTCAAGGTCACA GTTCcgtatgggagaaaatataacaGGGCATGGCTACTGGACTCAATCCAGAGTTTTTGCAGTGTCCCCTTCACCCCAGTCGATGTAAGAAAGAATGGTGAAACT TTTCACTATGTGAAAGATTGGGCCAAATTCTTTGTTCAGGACTCTAGCACTGCCTCTGCATTGAAGGATGCCAACCTCAAGATTTGTGATAAGGAGAACCGAAAG ATATCTATCTTTGTCAACCCCTCTTCTGTTCCCCACTCTGTGCAGTATCAGTTGAATCCAGAACAAATGGAGCAGCTAAAG CTGACCATGTACAAACGATAtgatgccttccagggagctctTGACCTCCAGAGCTTACGCTTTGATCCAG TCTTGGTGGGCCATGATATTGACATGATCCTGAATAGAAGAAACTGCATGGCTGCCACCGTGAAGATCATCAGAGAGGAGTTCCCTGAG CTCTTCTCTTTGAATTTGCGCAGTAACAAACTGTACCGGCTGGATGGCTTATCTGACATAATACAGGAGGCCCCCAAAGTCAAGATCCTCAACCTCTCCCAAAACGAA CTGAAGTCAGTGTGGGAGTTAGACAAGATGAAAGGGCTGAATCTGGAAGAGCTGTGGCTAGAAGGAAACCCATTGTGCAACAACTTCTCAAATCAGTCCACCTACGTAAG CTCCATCCTGGAATTGTTCCCCAAGTTACTACGCCTG gATGGCCAGGAGTTATCATCAATCACCGTTGGCATTGAAGCCCCCAAGAGGCTTCCAACCTGCCAG GGGAGCTTCTTTGGTTCTGAGACCTTGAAGAGTCTAGTCCTGCAATTCCTGCAGCA ATATTACTTGATCTATGACTGTGGAGACCGACAGGGTCTCCTCAGTGCATACCACAATGAGGCATGCTTCTCCCTGACCACTCCCTTCAAATCCCAGAGCTCATTCTT AGGTAGCTTGAACGAGTATTTCAAGGAAAGCCGAAATATGAAGGTGCTCAAGGACGCTG ACCGGCGGGTTCAGCTACTGAAGTACACAAAGCATGACATTGTTGACTCCCTGAGTGTGTTGCCCAAAACCCAGCATGACCTTGGCTCCTTCGTGGTGGACTTGTGCTTCGAGATG GAAACAATGCTTTGCTTTTCTGTCAGCGGAGTGTTCCAGGAAG tggaaggaaagtCTCAGGGCTCTATTCGTGCCTTCACTCAGACCTTCATCACTATTCCTGGCAGCTATTTCGG TCTGTGCATTGTTAATGAGGAGCTATTTGTGAGGAATACCAGCCCCAAAGAGCTCCAGAGTGCCTTCTCCACCCCGATGCCAATACCCTCCTCCAGCTACATGTCCACCCTCTCCCAGGAGCAGCAGGAAATGGTTCAGGCCCTTTCCACCCAGACTGGGATGAGCCTCAAACACTCTGAGAA ATACCTTCATGACAATGACTGGGACTACAGCAGAGTTGCACAGATTTTCAATCTGCCCAAG GTCAAGAACAAGATCCCAGAAGACGTCCTCATGGAATAA
- the LOC143670241 gene encoding nuclear RNA export factor 1-like isoform X2, with the protein MEYNESRAPFQRRARCWGIFRRRYRNWYGRGSSAIYRSSYQEEEGDTAMNGPYMEPGIRYNPRAKQSYPKSGQWHYQCHVRTDIDMWKERFPLETAVEEERRDGTPGRWFKVTVPYGRKYNRAWLLDSIQSFCSVPFTPVDFHYVKDWAKFFVQDSSTASALKDANLKICDKENRKISIFVNPSSVPHSVQYQLNPEQMEQLKLTMYKRYDAFQGALDLQSLRFDPVLVGHDIDMILNRRNCMAATVKIIREEFPELFSLNLRSNKLYRLDGLSDIIQEAPKVKILNLSQNELKSVWELDKMKGLNLEELWLEGNPLCNNFSNQSTYVSSILELFPKLLRLDGQELSSITVGIEAPKRLPTCQGSFFGSETLKSLVLQFLQQYYLIYDCGDRQGLLSAYHNEACFSLTTPFKSQSSFLGSLNEYFKESRNMKVLKDADRRVQLLKYTKHDIVDSLSVLPKTQHDLGSFVVDLCFEMETMLCFSVSGVFQEVEGKSQGSIRAFTQTFITIPGSYFGLCIVNEELFVRNTSPKELQSAFSTPMPIPSSSYMSTLSQEQQEMVQALSTQTGMSLKHSEKYLHDNDWDYSRVAQIFNLPKVKNKIPEDVLME; encoded by the exons ATGG AGTACAATGAGAGCCGTGCCCCCTTTCAAAGAAGAGCAAGATGCTGGGGTATTTTCCGAAGGAGGTATAGAAATTGGTATGGACGAGGCAGTTCTGCCATTTATCGTTCATCCTACCAGGAAGAAGAAGGAGATACAGCAATGAATGGTCCCTATATGGAACCCGGAATAAGATA TAATCCCCGTGCAAAGCAATCCTACCCTAAGAGTGGCCAATGGCATTATCAGTGCCACGTCCGTACTGATATAGACATGTGGAAAGAGAGATTTCCTCTAGAGACAGCAGTGGAGGAGGAAAGGCGGGATGGAACCCCAGGAAGATGGTTCAAGGTCACA GTTCcgtatgggagaaaatataacaGGGCATGGCTACTGGACTCAATCCAGAGTTTTTGCAGTGTCCCCTTCACCCCAGTCGAT TTTCACTATGTGAAAGATTGGGCCAAATTCTTTGTTCAGGACTCTAGCACTGCCTCTGCATTGAAGGATGCCAACCTCAAGATTTGTGATAAGGAGAACCGAAAG ATATCTATCTTTGTCAACCCCTCTTCTGTTCCCCACTCTGTGCAGTATCAGTTGAATCCAGAACAAATGGAGCAGCTAAAG CTGACCATGTACAAACGATAtgatgccttccagggagctctTGACCTCCAGAGCTTACGCTTTGATCCAG TCTTGGTGGGCCATGATATTGACATGATCCTGAATAGAAGAAACTGCATGGCTGCCACCGTGAAGATCATCAGAGAGGAGTTCCCTGAG CTCTTCTCTTTGAATTTGCGCAGTAACAAACTGTACCGGCTGGATGGCTTATCTGACATAATACAGGAGGCCCCCAAAGTCAAGATCCTCAACCTCTCCCAAAACGAA CTGAAGTCAGTGTGGGAGTTAGACAAGATGAAAGGGCTGAATCTGGAAGAGCTGTGGCTAGAAGGAAACCCATTGTGCAACAACTTCTCAAATCAGTCCACCTACGTAAG CTCCATCCTGGAATTGTTCCCCAAGTTACTACGCCTG gATGGCCAGGAGTTATCATCAATCACCGTTGGCATTGAAGCCCCCAAGAGGCTTCCAACCTGCCAG GGGAGCTTCTTTGGTTCTGAGACCTTGAAGAGTCTAGTCCTGCAATTCCTGCAGCA ATATTACTTGATCTATGACTGTGGAGACCGACAGGGTCTCCTCAGTGCATACCACAATGAGGCATGCTTCTCCCTGACCACTCCCTTCAAATCCCAGAGCTCATTCTT AGGTAGCTTGAACGAGTATTTCAAGGAAAGCCGAAATATGAAGGTGCTCAAGGACGCTG ACCGGCGGGTTCAGCTACTGAAGTACACAAAGCATGACATTGTTGACTCCCTGAGTGTGTTGCCCAAAACCCAGCATGACCTTGGCTCCTTCGTGGTGGACTTGTGCTTCGAGATG GAAACAATGCTTTGCTTTTCTGTCAGCGGAGTGTTCCAGGAAG tggaaggaaagtCTCAGGGCTCTATTCGTGCCTTCACTCAGACCTTCATCACTATTCCTGGCAGCTATTTCGG TCTGTGCATTGTTAATGAGGAGCTATTTGTGAGGAATACCAGCCCCAAAGAGCTCCAGAGTGCCTTCTCCACCCCGATGCCAATACCCTCCTCCAGCTACATGTCCACCCTCTCCCAGGAGCAGCAGGAAATGGTTCAGGCCCTTTCCACCCAGACTGGGATGAGCCTCAAACACTCTGAGAA ATACCTTCATGACAATGACTGGGACTACAGCAGAGTTGCACAGATTTTCAATCTGCCCAAG GTCAAGAACAAGATCCCAGAAGACGTCCTCATGGAATAA